AATAATTTGGCTCAATCCATTCTATGGGTGGTTTGGTTATTATCTCTTCTATGTCATCAAGAGAGAGCCCCATAATATTATTTATTTTATAAATCTTAGAATTATTTCTTAACTTAACCAATACTTCGTCAAAATAAACACTTTCTTCATTGGTTAGCAAAAAATCAAAACAAACTCCACTTATTAGTAATAAGCTAAGAATAATTATAATTTTTTTATTAAAAAAAATTTGCATCTAATCACTTTTATTTATTTTTCTCTATTAAAGGAACAAAGAGAAATCCTGGAAAACTTTTTTTCTTAATTTTATTTTCTCCTATTTTTTCAATTAAAACTATATTCTGTGATTTAACTCCTTCTGGAATAACCATCTTTCCATTTATCGCAAGTTGATTAATGAGATTAGATGGAATATTATTTGCTGCTGCTGCAACATGAATCCTATCAAAAGGAGATTGATTAGGTAGTCCCTTAGTCCCATCTCCTAAAATAAATTCTACTTGACCTGAATCAATAAACTTATATTTATTAACATTTTTTTCCCCAAAATTTTTGAGCTCTAATATTCTTTCAATAGCAAAAACTTTTCCTTGTTGGCCAACAATATGAGCCAATAATGCAGCCGTCCATCCAGACCCCGCTCCAATGTCTAAAATCTTATCTCCTTTGTTTGGACTCAAAAGTTCAAGCATAAAAGCAACTGTTAGTGGCTGGGAAATTGTTTGCCCATGACCAATTGACAAGGGTCTATCCTCTTCTGTCTCATTAAAATGCTCAGACAAAACAAAATCTTTACGCTTAATTTCTTCAAAAGCATTAATTATATTAGTTGATTTAAGATATCCTTTTTTTACAAACTCTTTAATTAATTCCATGGAAATTATTTTATCTTATATTAAAGCAAAAGAGCCTGCTCTGTCGCCCTCTTGCTTAAATTTAATTAACATTACTCCTTGCGTCACTCTACCTGTTCTTGGAACCCCTTTTAACTGAAAACGAATTGTTTGCCCTTTCTCTGATATTACCAAAACGTCTCCTATAATAAAATCTGGTAAATTATTTTTTTCAAAAATTAACGCTCCTATAATGCTTCCTGTTTTTTGGTTTATTTTAGCTGCCTTTGTTCCCTTGCCTCCTCTGTTTTGAATGCGATAACTTTTAATTGGCGTTGCCTTCCCAAATCCATTAGCTGTAATAATCAATAATCTATTGTTTTCTTTTTTACTAGATGCCTTAACAACACCCATTCCAACAATGAAATCTTGCTTATCTAGTCTTATTCCTCTTACACCAGAAGCTGTTCTGCCAATTTGTCTTAATTGTTTTTCCTCAAAATAAATTGATTTTCCTTTTGATGAAACCAAAATAACATTATCTTTATCGTCAATAAGGCTAACCCAATTCAATAAATCTTCTTTTTTTAATTTAATTGCAATTAATCCTGATTTTCTTATATTTTTAAATGCATCTGTAGAAACTTTCTTGATTGTTCCATTTTTGGTTGCCATTATTATATTCTTGTGATCTTTTAATCCCTTGGTTGATAGAATTGATGAAATTTTTTCATTCTCTTGAATTTCTAAAAAGTTAGCCAAAGATTGCCCCCTAGTTGTTCTAGTAGACCCCAAAACATCATAAGCTCTTATTTGTAAAACTCTTCCCTTGTTTGTAAAAAATAATATTTCTGCATGAGTAGTTGTTACAATGACCTGCTGAACAGTATCTCCGTCCTTGACCGACAAGCCCTTAACCCCTTTTCCTCCCCTTGATTGAGACCTGAAGCTTTGAGTAGATAACCTTTTTATATATCCTGATTTTGTAAGAATAATAATAG
Above is a genomic segment from Patescibacteria group bacterium containing:
- the pcm gene encoding protein-L-isoaspartate O-methyltransferase, with amino-acid sequence MELIKEFVKKGYLKSTNIINAFEEIKRKDFVLSEHFNETEEDRPLSIGHGQTISQPLTVAFMLELLSPNKGDKILDIGAGSGWTAALLAHIVGQQGKVFAIERILELKNFGEKNVNKYKFIDSGQVEFILGDGTKGLPNQSPFDRIHVAAAANNIPSNLINQLAINGKMVIPEGVKSQNIVLIEKIGENKIKKKSFPGFLFVPLIEKNK